One region of Streptomyces rishiriensis genomic DNA includes:
- a CDS encoding MFS transporter, which yields MSLLSRALVDVRPLRSSPVFRRLLIGRTVSTLGGFMTMVTVMYQVWDTTHSSVWSGAVGLAQALPLIGVGLFAGAWVDRADRRRAYLLSTVGSAGCSVLLAVQGFTGQAPVTVVLALVAVQSSFGAIGAPAAGVFVPRLLPKDQVAAGLALHQVTGQAMMLLGPAAAGVVLGWRGIGVCYLVDALTFGMAFYGAYGLPALPPEGEKSRPGVQGVLDGLRFLTGHRAVRGALLIDLAATVLAMPASLFPLVNEERFGGDPRTLGLFLSALAVGGVAATALSGPVTRLSRPGPVMLCSAGVWGTALALFGLTTSAWAGLGMLAAAGAADSVAVLSRATIVQTRTPDALLGRVTAAEAIVGQAGPNLGNLRGGVVAGWTSGTTALITGGLMCLAAVTAVGATTPELRGGRAGGTDPRAADPAPPQAAPRVTPQAGPPVTPPAARPGTPPAAHP from the coding sequence ATGAGCCTCCTGTCCAGGGCCCTGGTCGACGTTCGTCCTCTTCGTTCCTCCCCCGTGTTCCGGCGGCTGCTGATCGGGCGCACGGTGTCCACGCTCGGTGGCTTCATGACCATGGTCACCGTCATGTACCAGGTCTGGGACACGACCCACAGCTCGGTCTGGAGCGGCGCGGTCGGGCTGGCGCAGGCGCTGCCGCTGATCGGCGTCGGGCTGTTCGCGGGCGCCTGGGTGGACCGGGCCGACCGGCGCCGCGCGTATCTCCTGAGCACCGTCGGCTCGGCGGGCTGCTCCGTCCTGCTGGCCGTGCAGGGTTTCACCGGGCAGGCGCCGGTGACCGTGGTGCTGGCGCTGGTGGCGGTGCAGTCGTCGTTCGGAGCGATCGGCGCACCCGCGGCGGGCGTGTTCGTGCCCCGGCTGCTGCCCAAGGACCAGGTGGCCGCCGGTCTCGCCCTGCACCAGGTCACCGGCCAGGCGATGATGCTGCTCGGCCCGGCCGCCGCCGGTGTCGTGCTCGGCTGGCGGGGCATCGGCGTGTGCTACCTGGTGGACGCCCTCACCTTCGGCATGGCCTTCTACGGCGCCTACGGACTGCCCGCGCTGCCGCCCGAGGGCGAGAAGTCCCGCCCCGGTGTCCAGGGCGTGCTGGACGGGCTGCGGTTCCTGACGGGTCACCGGGCGGTGCGCGGCGCGCTGCTGATCGACCTGGCCGCCACCGTGCTGGCGATGCCGGCCAGTCTCTTCCCGCTCGTCAACGAGGAACGCTTCGGCGGCGACCCGCGCACACTCGGGCTGTTCCTGTCCGCGCTCGCCGTGGGAGGGGTGGCGGCGACCGCCCTCTCCGGGCCGGTCACCCGGCTCTCCCGCCCCGGCCCGGTGATGCTCTGCTCCGCGGGCGTCTGGGGTACGGCCCTCGCCCTCTTCGGCCTGACGACCAGCGCCTGGGCGGGCCTGGGGATGCTGGCGGCGGCCGGTGCGGCGGACTCGGTGGCCGTGCTGTCCCGGGCCACGATCGTGCAGACCCGCACCCCGGACGCGCTGCTGGGCCGGGTGACGGCGGCCGAGGCGATCGTCGGCCAGGCGGGGCCCAACCTCGGCAACCTGCGGGGCGGTGTGGTGGCCGGCTGGACCTCCGGCACGACCGCGCTGATCACCGGCGGTCTGATGTGCCTGGCGGCGGTCACCGCGGTGGGGGCGACGACTCCGGAGCTGCGGGGCGGCCGCGCGGGCGGCACGGATCCGCGGGCCGCCGATCCCGCTCCCCCGCAGGCCGCCCCACGCGTCACACCACAGGCCGGTCCACCCGTGACCCCGCCGGCCGCCCGGCCCGGAACCCCACCGGCCGCCCACCCGTGA
- a CDS encoding RBBP9/YdeN family alpha/beta hydrolase has translation MTTRSYLILHGWQNHRPEDHWQHWLADRLTELGHEVAYPQLPDPDDPDLEAWLTELARRLDGLAAGSERVVVAHSLSVLLWLHAVVRDLPGVAGIDRVLLVAPPSGSVVARYPEIEGFGFAGDALGKRFDGRALPHPTRLVAGDDDPYLPEGVQAAYGDSLGLTAELLPGAGHLDLDAGYGSWPSVLEWCLDGEAELTVRE, from the coding sequence ATGACCACGCGCTCCTATCTCATCCTCCACGGCTGGCAGAACCACCGCCCCGAGGACCACTGGCAGCACTGGCTCGCGGACCGCCTCACCGAACTCGGCCACGAGGTCGCGTATCCGCAGCTCCCCGACCCGGACGACCCCGACCTCGAGGCGTGGCTGACGGAGCTGGCCCGCCGGCTCGACGGGCTCGCCGCCGGTTCCGAGCGGGTGGTCGTCGCCCACAGCCTCTCGGTGCTGCTCTGGCTGCACGCCGTCGTCCGCGACCTGCCGGGAGTCGCGGGCATCGACCGGGTGCTGCTGGTGGCTCCGCCGTCCGGCTCGGTCGTCGCGCGGTATCCGGAGATCGAGGGGTTCGGGTTCGCCGGGGACGCCCTCGGGAAGCGGTTCGACGGCCGCGCGCTCCCGCACCCGACCCGGCTCGTCGCCGGGGACGACGACCCCTACCTCCCGGAGGGCGTGCAGGCGGCCTACGGCGATTCCCTGGGCCTCACCGCGGAACTGCTCCCCGGCGCCGGCCACCTCGACCTGGACGCCGGTTACGGTTCCTGGCCTTCGGTGCTGGAGTGGTGCCTGGACGGGGAGGCCGAACTCACGGTGCGGGAGTAG
- a CDS encoding LysR family transcriptional regulator — MEYVSQPLSQPWGAAFSIDLRRLTVLRELERRGSLARTAEALHLTPSAVSQQLAALARDLGVPLTERDGRGVRLTGQARVLLAHAEVIAAQLERARADLAAYGEGGRGTVTVGCFSSGILGLLPPALRTLGDRLPQLRVDVVEAEPPDLFTALDGGQVDVAVAVDFAAAPPHTDRRYTREDLLTDVLDIALPPGHRLAERAQVPLRELATDAWIVGKSLSCCGAVTRSVCAAAGFTPDVRHDVNDWAALAGLVEAGQGVALVPRLVRSLYTHRELVLRPARGEPPSRNVFVAVRAGAERDPVVAAVLEELRTAAARVSA, encoded by the coding sequence GTGGAATACGTAAGCCAGCCCTTAAGCCAACCCTGGGGCGCCGCCTTCTCCATCGATCTGCGCCGGCTGACCGTCCTGCGCGAGCTGGAGCGCCGGGGCAGCCTGGCGCGGACGGCCGAGGCCCTGCACCTCACGCCCTCGGCGGTCTCCCAGCAGCTCGCCGCCCTCGCCCGCGACCTCGGCGTACCGCTCACGGAGCGGGACGGCAGAGGCGTACGCCTCACCGGTCAGGCGCGGGTCCTGCTGGCGCACGCCGAGGTCATCGCCGCCCAACTGGAGCGGGCCCGCGCCGACCTGGCCGCATACGGGGAGGGCGGGCGGGGCACGGTGACCGTCGGCTGTTTCTCCAGCGGGATCCTGGGGCTGCTGCCGCCCGCGCTGCGGACGTTGGGTGACCGGCTTCCGCAGCTGCGCGTGGACGTCGTGGAGGCCGAGCCGCCGGATCTGTTCACCGCGCTGGACGGCGGGCAGGTCGATGTGGCCGTCGCCGTCGACTTCGCGGCCGCTCCTCCGCACACCGACCGCCGGTACACCCGCGAGGACCTGCTGACGGACGTCCTGGACATCGCGCTCCCGCCCGGCCATCGTCTCGCGGAGCGCGCCCAGGTGCCGTTGCGGGAGCTGGCCACGGACGCCTGGATCGTCGGGAAGTCCCTCAGCTGCTGCGGGGCGGTGACCCGTTCGGTCTGCGCGGCGGCCGGGTTCACGCCCGACGTCCGGCACGACGTGAACGACTGGGCCGCGCTCGCGGGTCTGGTCGAGGCGGGGCAGGGCGTGGCGCTGGTGCCCCGGCTGGTGCGGTCGCTGTACACCCATCGCGAACTGGTGCTGCGCCCGGCGCGGGGCGAGCCGCCGTCCCGGAACGTCTTCGTCGCCGTACGGGCCGGGGCGGAGCGGGACCCGGTGGTGGCGGCGGTGCTGGAGGAACTGCGTACGGCTGCCGCCCGCGTATCGGCATGA
- a CDS encoding GNAT family N-acetyltransferase — protein sequence MSFKLEGPLLEGALVRLEPLAPRHTAELAVAAEENRQTYAFTWVPRAHEVGAYVDAQLARAATGRLAPYAQISLASGRAVGATSFWEPRSWRTDEQLDAVEVGFTWLAGSAQGTGINAEAKLLLFRHAFAHWGVSRVDLKTDARNARSRAAIAGVGARFEGVLRNWSRSWAPGEDDRLRDSAIFSITAEEWPECERRLAERVARYLPCAR from the coding sequence GTGAGTTTCAAGCTGGAGGGACCGCTCCTCGAGGGCGCGCTGGTGCGCCTGGAACCGCTGGCGCCACGGCACACGGCCGAGCTGGCGGTGGCGGCGGAGGAGAACCGGCAGACGTACGCCTTCACCTGGGTGCCGAGGGCGCACGAGGTCGGGGCCTACGTCGACGCCCAGCTCGCCCGCGCGGCGACCGGCAGGCTCGCGCCCTACGCGCAGATCTCCCTCGCCTCCGGCCGGGCGGTCGGCGCGACGTCGTTCTGGGAGCCGCGTTCCTGGCGGACCGACGAGCAACTGGACGCCGTCGAGGTGGGTTTCACCTGGCTGGCCGGTTCCGCTCAGGGCACGGGCATCAACGCCGAGGCCAAGCTCCTGCTCTTCCGGCACGCCTTCGCCCACTGGGGCGTCTCCCGGGTCGACCTGAAGACGGACGCCCGCAACGCCCGTTCCCGCGCGGCCATCGCCGGCGTCGGCGCCCGCTTCGAGGGCGTCCTGCGCAACTGGTCCCGCTCCTGGGCACCGGGCGAGGACGACCGCCTGCGCGACTCCGCGATCTTCTCCATCACGGCGGAGGAATGGCCGGAGTGCGAGCGGCGGTTGGCCGAGCGGGTGGCGCGATACCTGCCGTGCGCGCGGTGA
- the aroA gene encoding 3-phosphoshikimate 1-carboxyvinyltransferase, whose amino-acid sequence MALVDIPGSKSLTARALFLAAAADGVTTLQRPLRSDDTEGFAEGLTRLGYRVGRTPDAWQVDGRPQGPALAEADVYCRDGATTARFLPTLAAAGHGTYRFDASPQMRRRPLLPLTRALRDLGVDLRHEEAEGHHPLTVRAAGVEGGDVVLDAGQSSQYLTALLLLGPLTRTGLRVTVTDLVSVPYVEITIAMMRAFGVEVGREGDTYVVPPGGYRATTYAIEPDASTASYFFAAAALTGGEVTVPGLGGRALQGDLGFVDVLRRMGARVEVGADRTTVSGTGELRGLTVNMRDISDTMPTLAAIAPFASGPVRIEDVANTRVKECDRLEACAENLRRLGAEVATGPDWIEIRPGAAGSGTAGSGARGSLAGADIKTYGDHRIVMSFAVTGLRVPGISFDDPGCVRKTFPGFHEAFAELAKVLRKDSDG is encoded by the coding sequence ATGGCCCTCGTCGACATCCCCGGTTCCAAGTCCCTCACCGCGCGCGCCCTGTTCCTGGCGGCGGCCGCCGACGGCGTCACCACCCTCCAGCGGCCGCTGCGCTCCGACGACACCGAGGGATTCGCCGAGGGCCTGACGCGGCTCGGCTACCGCGTGGGACGCACACCGGACGCCTGGCAGGTCGACGGCCGCCCGCAGGGCCCGGCGCTCGCCGAGGCCGACGTCTACTGCCGGGACGGCGCGACCACCGCACGCTTCCTGCCGACCCTCGCCGCCGCCGGCCACGGCACCTACCGCTTCGACGCCTCCCCGCAGATGCGTCGCCGCCCCCTGCTCCCGCTCACCCGCGCCCTGCGCGACCTGGGCGTGGACCTTCGGCACGAGGAGGCGGAGGGCCACCACCCGCTGACCGTGCGGGCGGCCGGCGTCGAGGGCGGGGACGTGGTGCTGGACGCCGGCCAGTCCTCCCAGTACCTGACCGCCCTCCTGCTGCTCGGCCCGCTCACCCGCACCGGCCTGCGCGTCACCGTGACCGACCTGGTCTCGGTGCCGTACGTCGAGATCACGATCGCGATGATGCGGGCGTTCGGGGTGGAGGTGGGGCGCGAGGGGGACACCTACGTCGTCCCGCCGGGCGGCTACCGGGCCACGACCTACGCGATCGAACCCGACGCCTCCACCGCGAGCTACTTCTTCGCGGCGGCAGCGCTGACCGGCGGCGAGGTGACCGTGCCGGGCCTCGGCGGGCGCGCGCTCCAGGGCGACCTGGGCTTCGTGGACGTGCTGCGGCGGATGGGCGCCCGGGTGGAGGTCGGCGCGGACCGTACGACCGTGTCCGGGACCGGTGAACTCCGCGGCCTCACGGTCAACATGCGGGACATCTCCGACACCATGCCGACCCTCGCCGCGATCGCCCCCTTCGCCTCCGGCCCCGTACGCATCGAGGACGTGGCGAACACGCGGGTGAAGGAGTGCGACCGCCTGGAGGCCTGCGCGGAGAACCTCCGGCGGCTGGGCGCCGAGGTGGCGACCGGCCCCGACTGGATCGAGATCAGGCCCGGGGCGGCCGGTTCGGGTACGGCCGGTTCCGGTGCGCGCGGTTCGCTCGCGGGCGCCGACATCAAGACCTACGGAGACCACCGCATCGTCATGTCCTTCGCGGTGACCGGACTGCGGGTCCCCGGAATCTCGTTCGACGACCCCGGCTGCGTCCGCAAGACTTTCCCCGGTTTCCACGAGGCGTTCGCGGAACTGGCGAAGGTACTGCGGAAGGACAGCGACGGGTGA
- a CDS encoding EamA family transporter, which translates to MRPSHLALAVLVAAVWGVNFTVVEIGLGHFPPLLFSALRFLVAALPAVFLVGRPKVAWRWIVAVGLVLGVAKFGLLFVGMDAGMPAGLSSLVLQIQAVFTAVIAFVVLGERPTRVGLLGMAVALAGIGVAAADEGASGSLGAFALVIAAAACWGGSNVLTRRASPPDALNFMVWVSTVPVLPLFALSLLTEGPSRDLAALRALDWQGAGTVAYVAWVTTVFGFGAWGWLLRRHPASTVAPFSLLVPVFGMTSAALFLGEPVSGLRWCAAALLVGGVALTSLAPAGRAARQTARQAARPTAEPAVQPGETVPTPVHPVDVPATERTRAGS; encoded by the coding sequence ATGCGCCCCTCCCACCTCGCCCTCGCCGTCCTCGTCGCCGCCGTCTGGGGCGTGAACTTCACCGTCGTCGAGATCGGCCTCGGTCACTTCCCGCCGCTGCTCTTCTCGGCCCTGCGTTTCCTGGTGGCCGCCCTGCCCGCGGTGTTCCTCGTGGGCCGCCCGAAGGTGGCCTGGAGATGGATCGTCGCAGTGGGCCTGGTGCTGGGGGTGGCGAAGTTCGGACTGCTGTTCGTCGGCATGGACGCGGGGATGCCGGCCGGCCTGTCGTCGCTGGTCCTCCAGATCCAAGCGGTGTTCACGGCCGTCATCGCCTTCGTGGTGCTCGGCGAACGCCCCACCCGGGTCGGGCTGCTGGGCATGGCCGTGGCCCTCGCCGGGATCGGAGTGGCCGCGGCCGACGAGGGCGCCTCCGGTTCGCTCGGCGCGTTCGCGCTGGTCATCGCGGCGGCGGCCTGCTGGGGCGGGTCGAACGTCCTCACCCGCCGGGCCTCCCCGCCGGACGCGCTGAACTTCATGGTCTGGGTGAGCACGGTCCCGGTGCTGCCCCTGTTCGCCCTTTCCCTGCTCACCGAGGGCCCGTCGCGGGACCTGGCAGCGCTGCGCGCGCTGGACTGGCAGGGTGCCGGCACGGTCGCCTACGTCGCCTGGGTCACCACGGTCTTCGGCTTCGGCGCCTGGGGCTGGCTGCTGCGTCGCCACCCGGCGTCCACGGTGGCCCCCTTCTCCCTCCTGGTCCCCGTCTTCGGCATGACGTCGGCCGCCCTCTTCCTCGGCGAGCCGGTGAGCGGCCTGCGCTGGTGCGCGGCGGCGCTGCTGGTGGGCGGGGTGGCACTGACCTCGCTCGCACCGGCGGGGAGAGCCGCACGGCAGACCGCACGGCAGGCCGCACGGCCCACCGCCGAACCCGCCGTTCAGCCGGGGGAAACCGTCCCGACTCCCGTCCATCCCGTGGACGTACCGGCAACGGAGCGGACCCGCGCGGGATCATGA